A genomic segment from Equus przewalskii isolate Varuska chromosome X, EquPr2, whole genome shotgun sequence encodes:
- the PLXNB3 gene encoding plexin-B3 isoform X7: protein MCLPPCHAAQETPLLLPFVVAPAMAPGPPSGARLLVLLLLLLLCPPHPTQAHRFSAPNTTFNRLALAPGRGTLYVGAVNRLFQLSPVLQLEAVAVTGPVFDSPDCVPFRDPAECPQARLTDNANQLLLVSSRAQELVACGQVRQGVCEKRRLGDVAEVLYQAEDPGDGQFVAANALGVATVGLVVPTPGRDLLLVARGLAGKLSGGVPPLTVRQLAGPQPFSSEGLGRLVVGDFSDYNNSYVGAFADGHSAYFVFRRRGARAQAEYRSYVARVCLGDVNLYSYVEVPLACRGQGLVQAAFLAPGTLLGAFAAGPRGAQAALCAFPLAELDGSMEQARRLCYTAGGRGPSGTEEATVEYGVTSRCVTLPPDSPESYPCGDEHTPSPIAGRQPLEAEPLLQLGQPVSAVTALQADGHTIAFLGDTQGQLHKVFLNGSQGQVYHSQQVGPPGSAISPDLLVDSSGSHLYVLTAQQVDRVSVAACPQFPDCTSCLQARDPLCGWCTLQGRCTRKGQCGRASQPNQWLWSYEEDSHCLHVQSLLPAHHPRQEQGQVTLSVPRLPTLTMDEYFHCAFGDYDSLAHVEGPHVACVTPPQDQLPLNPPGTDHVTLPLALMFEDVAVAVTNFSFYDCSAVQALEVAAPCRACVSSLWRCHWCPQSSRCVHGEHCPEGERTIYSAQEVDVQVRGPGACPWVEGLAGPLLVPVGWESRLALRVWNLQHFRGLPASYHCWLELPGELQRLPASLEEMPGDAGLIYCQAQQFHPSMAQRELPVPIYVTRGEGQRLDNARTLHVTLYDCAVGHPDCSHCQAANGSLGCLWCSHGQPTCRYGPLCPPEAVELLCPTPSIDMIEPLTGPPEGGLALTILGSNLGRDFADVQDAVSVAGRPCSPNPSLYRTSARIVCVTSPAPDGTVGPIQVAIKSRPPGISTQHFTYQDPVLLSLNPQWGPQAGGTQLTIHGQHLQTGGNVSAFVGGQPCPIQEPVCPEAIVCHTAPQASPGEAVVRVVFGHAQRTLLTSPFRYTANPQLLGAEPSVSFRGGGRLIRVRGTGLNVVQQPLLSVWLETVAEVQAAGAQPWDLTPRRSCGASAAAPQACIQLEGGLLQCSTVCSANSSSLLLCWSPAVPDGAHPRRVFFTLDNVHVDFASANGGQDFVYQPNPRLAPLSREGPTRPYRLKPGNVLDVEGEGLNLGISKEEVRVYIGDSECLVKTLTLTHLYCEPPPRAPQPANSSSTLPQFVVQMGNVRLALGPVRYEAEPALSAFPVEAQVGLGVGAAVLTAAVLLLTLMYRHKSKQALRDYQKVLVQLENLEIGVGDQCRKEFTDLMTEMTDLSSDLEASGIPFLDYRTYAERVFFPGHGGCPLQPMLEGPGEESHRAPMRQGLTQLSNLLNSKLFLLTLIHTLEEQPSFSQRDRCHVASLLSLALHSKLEYLTDIMRTLLGDLATHYVHKNPKLMLRRTETMVEKLLTNWLSICLYAFLREVAGEPLYMLLRAIQYQVDKGPVDAVTGKAKRTLNNSRLLREDVEFRPLTLMVLVGPGASGAPGGSTAQRVPARVLDTDTITQVKEKVLDQVYKGTPFSQRPSVHALDLEWRSGLAGHLTLSDEDLTSVTQNHWKRLNTLQHYKVPDGATVGLIPQLHNGGAVSQSLAQSCPSRENIPMAEDGEEGGVRLWHLVKATEEPEGAKVRRGSLRERERERARAKAIPEIYLTRLLSMKGTLQKFVDDTFQAILSVNRPVPIAVKYLFDFLDELAEKHGIEDPETLHIWKTNSLLLRFWVNTLKNPQLIFDVRVSDNVDAILAVIAQTFIDSCTVSEHKVGRDSPVNKLLYAREIPRYKQMVERYYSDIRQSSPASYQEMNSALAELSGNYASAPHCLEALRELYKHIHRYYDQIISALEGDPVGQKTQLACRLQQIAALVENKVTDL, encoded by the exons ATGTGCCTCCCTCCGTGCCACGCCGCCCAGGAGACCCCTCTGCTGCTCCCCTTCGTGGTG GCCCCCGCCATGGCTCCTGGGCCTCCTTCCGGCGCCCGCCTGCtcgtgctgctgctgctgctgctgctgtgcccACCGCACCCCACTCAGGCCCATCGCTTCTCTGCGCCCAACACCACCTTCAACCGCCTGGCGCTGGCACCGGGCCGCGGCACGCTCTACGTGGGTGCCGTGAACCGCCTCTTCCAGCTCAGCCCCGTGCTGCAGCTCGAGGCAGTGGCTGTCACCGGCCCTGTCTTCGACAGTCCCGACTGCGTGCCTTTCCGTGACCCGGCCGAATGCCCGCAGGCCCGGCTCACGGACAACGCCAACCAGCTGCTGCTGGTGAGCAGCAGGGCGCAGGAACTGGTGGCCTGCGGGCAGGTGCGGCAGGGCGTGTGCGAGAAGCGGCGCCTCGGGGACGTGGCCGAGGTGCTGTACCAGGCCGAGGACCCCGGCGACGGGCAGTTCGTGGCCGCCAATGCCCTGGGGGTGGCCACGGTGGGCCTGGTGGTGCCCACACCAGGCCGGGACCTCCTGCTGGTGGCCAGAGGCCTGGCAGGAAAGCTGTCGGGAGGGGTGCCGCCCCTGACCGTGCGCCAGCTGGCCGGGCCGCAGCCCTTCTCCAGCGAGGGCCTGGGCCGCCTCGTGGTGGGCGACTTCTCTGACTACAACAACAGCTACGTGGGCGCCTTCGCCGATGGCCACTCCGCCTACTTCGTCTTCCGCCGCCGCGGGGCCCGGGCGCAGGCCGAGTACCGCTCCTACGTGGCCCGAGTCTGTCTTGGGGATGTCAACCTTTACTCCTATGTGGAGGTACCCCTCGCCTGCCGGGGCCAGGGCCTCGTCCAGGCTGCCTTCCTTGCCCCGGGCACCTTGCTAGGGGCCTTTGCCGCGGGCCCGAGGGGGGCCCAGGCGGCCCTGTGCGCCTTTCCCCTGGCAGAGCTGGACGGGAGCATGGAGCAGGCCCGGCGCCTCTGCTACACGGCCGGTGGCCGGGGCCCCAGCGGCACGGAGGAAGCCACCGTGGAGTACGGAGTCACATCGCGCTGCGTCACCCTGCCCCCT GACTCCCCCGAGTCGTACCCCTGTGGCGATGAGCACACCCCCAGCCCCATCGCTGGCCGCCAGCCCCTGGAGGCTGAGCCTCTGCTGCAGCTCGGGCAGCCCGTCAGCGCCGTCACAGCCCTCCAGGCGGATGGGCATACGATAGCCTTCCTGGGGGACACCCAAGGCCAGCTGCATAAG GTCTTTCTCAATGGCTCTCAAGGCCAGGTGTACCACTCCCAGCAAGTGGGGCCTCCAGGCTCAGCCATCAGCCCGGACCTGCTGGTGGACAGCAGCGGCAGCCACCTCTATGTCCTCACCGCCCAGCAG GTGGACCGGGTATCAGTGGCAGCCTGCCCCCAGTTCCCTGACTGCACCAGCTGCCTCCAAGCCCGGGACCCGCTGTGCGGCTGGTGCACCCTCCAGGGCAG GTGTACCCGCAAGGGCCAATGCGGGCGGGCATCCCAGCCAAACCAGTGGCTGTGGAGCTATGAGGAGGACAGCCACTGCCTGCACGTCCAGAGCCTGCTGCCGGCCCACCACCCCCGCCAAGAGCAGGGCCAG GTCACCTTGTCTGTCCCCCGGCTGCCCACCCTGACCATGGATGAATACTTCCATTGTGCCTTTGGGGACTATGATAGCTTGGCTCATGTGGAAGGGCCCCACGTGGCCTGTGTCACCCCTCCCCAAGACCAGCTGCCGCTTAACCCTCCAGGCACAG ACCATGTCACCTTGCCCCTGGCCCTGATGTTTGAGGATGTGGCCGTAGCTGTCACCAACTTCTCCTTCTACGACTGCAGTGCCGTGCAGGCCTTGGAGGTGGCTGCCCC GTGTCGTGCTTGTGTGAGCAGCCTCTGGCGGTGCCACTGGTGCCCCCAGAGCAGCCGCTGTGTGCACGGGGAGCACTGCCCGGAGGGTGAGAGGACCATCTACAGTGCCCAGGAG GTGGACGTCCAGGTGCGTGGCCCAGGGGCTTGTCCCTGGGTCGAAGGCCTAGCAGGTCCCCTCCTGGTGCCTGTGGGTTGGGAGAGCCGTTTGGCCCTGCGTGTGTGGAACCTTCAACACTTCCGA GGCCTGCCTGCCTCCTACCACTGCTGGCTGGAACTACCAGGAGAACTGCAGAGGCTGCCAGCCTCCCTGGAAGAGATGCCTGGAGATGCGGGCCTCATCTACTGCCAGGCCCAGCAG TTTCACCCCTCCATGGCCCAGCGGGAGCTCCCGGTGCCCATCTATGTCACCCGGGGTGAAGGCCAGCGGCTGGACAATGCCCGCACTCTTCATG TGACCCTGTATGACTGCGCTGTGGGCCACCCCGACTGTAGCCACTGCCAGGCAGCCAACGGAAGCCTGGGCTGCTTATGGTGCAGCCATGGCCAGCCCACCTGTCGCTACGGGCCACTGTGCCCACCTGAGGCTGTGGAGCTGCTGTGTCCCACGCCCAGCATTGACATG ATTGAGCCCCTGACTGGCCCCCCTGAGGGTGGCTTGGCCCTCACCATCCTGGGCTCCAACCTGGGccgggactttgcagatgtacaGGATGCCGTGAGCGTGGCTGGCCGGCCCTGCAGCCCCAACCCCTCTCTCTACCGCACCTCTGCCCG GATTGTGTGTGTGACATCTCCCGCCCCCGACGGCACTGTGGGGCCAATCCAAGTGGCCATTAAGAGTCGGCCACCAGGCATCTCAACCCAGCACTTCACCTACCAG GACCCTGTCCTGCTGAGCCTGAATCCCCAGTGGGGCCCCCAGGCTGGGGGCACCCAGCTCACCATCCACGGACAGCACCTCCAGACAGGAGGCAATGTCAGCGCCTTTGTGGGAGGCCAGCCCTGTCCTAT CCAGGAGCCAGTTTGTCCTGAGGCCATTGTGTGCCACACTGcgccccaggccagcccaggagaAGCTGTGGTACGCGTGGTCTTCGGCCATGCCCAGCGCACGCTGCTCACCAGCCCCTTCCGCTACACTGCCAACCCCCAGCTCTTGGGGGCAGAGCCCAGCGTCAGCTTCCGGGG GGGCGGGCGGCTCATCCGAGTAAGGGGCACAGGCCTGAACGTGGTGCAGCAGCCCCTGCTGTCCGTGTGGCTGGAGACCGTGGCGGAGGTGCAGGCTGCAGGGGCCCAGCCCTGGGACCTGACACCAAGGAGGAGCTGCGGGGCCTCTGCTGCAGCCCCCCAGGCTTGTATCCAGCTCGAGGGGGGCTTGCTGCAG TGCTCCACCGTCTGCTCCGCCAACTCGTCCAGTCTCCTTCTGTGCTGGAGCCCCGCCGTGCCGGATGGGGCACACCCCCGGCGGGTCTTCTTCACCCTAGACAATGTGCATGTGGACTTCGCCAGCGCCAACGGGGGCCAGGACTTTGTGTACCAGCCCAACCCCCGCCTGGCCCCCCTCAGTCGCGAGGGGCCCACCCGCCCCTACCGCCTCAAGCCGGGCAATGTCCTGGACGTGGAG GGTGAGGGCCTCAACCTGGGGATCAGCAAGGAAGAGGTGCGCGTGTACATCGGCGACAGCGAGTGCCTGGTGAAGACGCTCACACTCACCCACCTGTACTGCGAGCCACCACCGCGGGCCCCACAGCCTGCCAACAGCTCCAGCACCCTGCCACAGTTCGTG GTGCAGATGGGCAACGTGCGGCTGGCCCTGGGCCCTGTCCGGTACGAGGCCGAGCCTGCACTGTCTGCCTTCCCCGTGGAGGCTCAGGTGGGCCTTGGCGTGGGCGCTGCCGTGCTGACCGCCGCTGTGCTCCTCCTCACCCTCATGTACAG GCACAAGAGCAAGCAGGCTCTGCGGGACTACCAGAAGGTTCTGGTGCAGCTGGAGAACCTGGAGATTGGCGTGGGTGACCAGTGCCGCAAGGAGTTCacag ACCTGATGACCGAGATGACCGACCTCAGCAGCGACCTGGAGGCCAGCGGGATCCCCTTCCTGGACTACCGCACATATGCCGAGCGTGTCTTCTTTCCTGGGCATGGCGGCTGCCCACTGCAGCCCATGCTTGAGGGGCCCGGGGAAGAGAGCCACCGTGCCCCCATGCGCCAGGGCCTCACACAGCTCTCCAACCTGCTCAACAGCAAGCTCTTCCTCCTCACA CTCATCCACACCCTGGAGGAGCAGCCCAGCTTCTCTCAGCGGGACCGCTGCCACGTGGCTTCACTGCTGTCCCTGGCGCTGCACAGTAAGCTTGAGTACCTGACCGACATCATGAGGACGCTGCTCGGCGACCTGGCCACCCATTACGTGCACAAGAACCCAAAGCTCATGCTGCGCAG GACGGAGACCATGGTGGAGAAGCTGCTCACCAACTGGCTGTCCATCTGTCTCTACGCCTTCCTGAGG GAGGTGGCTGGTGAGCCGCTGTACATGCTCCTCCGGGCTATTCAGTACCAGGTGGACAAGGGGCCTGTGGATGCCGTGACAGGCAAAGCGAAACGGACCCTGAACAACAGCCGCCTGCTGCGGGAGGACGTGGAGTTCCGGCCCCTGACGCTGATGGTGCTGGTGGGCCCCGGGGCCAGTGGGGCCCCAGGGGGCAGCACGGCACAGCGCGTGCCAGCCCGAGTCCTCGACACAGACACCATCACCCAGGTCAAGGAGAAGGTGTTGGACCAAGTCTACAAAGGCACCCCGTTCTCCCAGAGGCCCTCAGTGCATGCCCTAGATCTTG AGTGGCGGTCAGGCCTGGCTGGTCACCTAACCCTGTCAGACGAGGACCTGACCTCGGTGACCCAGAACCACTGGAAGAGACTCAACACCTTGCAGCACTACAAG GTCCCAGACGGAGCCACAGTGGGGCTCATCCCCCAGTTGCACAATGGAGGCGCCGTCTCCCAGAGCTTGGCCCAGAGCTGCCCCTCGCGGGAGA ACATCCCAATGGCAGAGGACGGTGAGGAGGGTGGGGTCCGCCTCTGGCACCTGGTGAAAGCCACCGAGGAGCCAGAAGGGGCCAAGGTGCGGCGCGGCAGCCTGCGGGAGCGGGAACGGGAGCGGGCGCGGGCCAAGGCCATTCCAGAAATCTACCTCACCCGCCTGCTCTCCATGAAG GGCACACTACAGAAGTTTGTGGATGACACCTTCCAGGCCATCCTCAGCGTGAACCGGCCCGTGCCCATCGCTGTCAAGTACCTGTTTGACTTCCTGGATGAGCTGGCAGAGAAGCACGGCATCGAGGACCCGGAGACCTTGCACATCTGGAAGACTAACAG CCTGCTGTTGCGGTTCTGGGTGAATACCCTGAAGAACCCACAGCTCATATTTGACGTGCGGGTGTCGGACAACGTGGATGCCATCCTCGCCGTCATCGCCCAGACCTTCATTGACTCTTGCACTGTCTCAGAGCATAAAGTGGGCCGG GATTCCCCGGTGAACAAACTGCTCTACGCCCGGGAGATCCCCCGCTACAAGCAGATGGTGGAGAG aTACTACTCCGACATTCGCCAGAGCTCTCCGGCAAGCTACCAGGAGATGAACTCAGCTCTGGCTGAGCTCTCTGGG AACTACGCCTCTGCTCCGCACTGCCTGGAAGCTCTGAGAGAGCTCTACAAACACATCCACAGGTATTACGACCAG ATCATCAGCGCCCTGGAGGGAGACCCTGTAGGCCAGAAGACGCAGCTGGCCTGCCGCCTGCAGCAGATCGCCGCCCTGGTGGAGAACAAGGTGACCGACCTGTGA